The following are encoded together in the Candidatus Babeliales bacterium genome:
- a CDS encoding class I SAM-dependent methyltransferase: MSEHNTTKESVARYWNQASCGTEFIKEIKHSREYFEAIEQFRYNIEPEIFAFAQFTRFHGKKVLEVGVGAGTDFVQWVRAGAHAYGVDLTHEAVTNVLHRLATYNLAACDVQVSDAEKLNFANNSFDLVYSWGVIHHSPDPVQCLREIVRVTKPGGSIKIMVYNRRSLFAFYQYLQHGLLRGKPFASMKKILAQHQESPGTQAYTFKEIKNILNAFPVRINKLQACTTSHDLLYYKKNTFIKACAYVAACLSGWDRRGWFMTLDLTKKED; encoded by the coding sequence ATGTCAGAGCACAATACCACCAAAGAATCGGTTGCGCGCTATTGGAACCAGGCAAGCTGCGGCACCGAGTTTATTAAAGAAATAAAACATTCACGCGAATATTTTGAAGCAATCGAACAGTTTCGCTACAACATTGAGCCGGAAATATTTGCCTTTGCACAGTTTACGCGCTTTCACGGCAAAAAAGTACTTGAGGTTGGCGTTGGGGCTGGAACCGACTTTGTGCAGTGGGTGCGCGCAGGCGCTCATGCGTACGGCGTAGATTTAACACACGAAGCGGTTACCAACGTTTTGCATCGCTTGGCAACCTACAACTTGGCCGCCTGCGATGTACAGGTTTCCGATGCTGAAAAGCTCAACTTTGCCAACAACAGTTTTGATTTGGTCTACTCGTGGGGCGTTATTCACCACTCGCCAGACCCGGTCCAATGTTTACGTGAAATTGTACGCGTAACAAAACCAGGGGGCAGCATAAAAATTATGGTTTACAACCGTCGCTCTCTTTTTGCTTTTTATCAATATTTGCAGCACGGTCTGCTGCGTGGCAAGCCCTTTGCTAGCATGAAAAAAATATTGGCACAGCACCAAGAAAGCCCAGGGACCCAGGCTTATACGTTTAAAGAAATTAAAAATATCTTAAACGCTTTCCCGGTACGCATTAACAAGCTCCAGGCATGCACCACCAGCCACGACCTGTTGTACTACAAAAAAAATACGTTTATCAAGGCCTGCGCTTATGTTGCCGCTTGCTTGAGCGGCTGGGACCGACGCGGCTGGTTTATGACACTAGATCTTACCAAAAAAGAAGATTAA
- the pssA gene encoding CDP-diacylglycerol--serine O-phosphatidyltransferase: MIVRILRKKISSSTRPYRRVISFKRFTRRANLNQLPNLITLGNAFFGFSSMVFAAHGNFAAASYFILLGALMDALDGRVARYVGVTSELGLQLDSLSDAISFCMAPAFLTYFWVLRKVGFIGYLACAFFLLAGIARLAKFNITSQEQVTSFGGMPTTLAGCFLVTVLLNSQTALLQPSFIFFILALVIFLGLLMISPIRFPSFKKMSKNWYALSSLLCAAFVISMGFLKVLLLLFLAYFVFTFIQAFVTIVRK; the protein is encoded by the coding sequence ATGATTGTGCGCATACTGCGAAAAAAAATCTCTTCGTCAACCCGCCCTTACCGGCGGGTTATTAGCTTTAAGCGGTTTACCAGGCGTGCAAACCTTAATCAACTTCCCAATTTAATAACACTGGGTAATGCCTTTTTTGGCTTTAGCTCCATGGTCTTTGCCGCACACGGCAATTTTGCTGCAGCGAGTTATTTCATTTTGCTGGGTGCGCTGATGGACGCCCTGGATGGTCGCGTTGCGCGCTACGTTGGCGTTACCAGCGAGCTTGGTTTGCAACTTGATTCTCTAAGCGATGCTATTTCATTTTGCATGGCCCCCGCCTTTTTGACCTATTTTTGGGTCTTACGCAAGGTTGGTTTTATTGGCTACCTTGCCTGCGCTTTTTTTTTATTAGCAGGCATTGCCCGCCTGGCAAAATTTAATATCACCAGCCAAGAACAAGTAACTTCATTTGGCGGCATGCCTACCACATTGGCTGGCTGCTTTTTGGTAACAGTGCTACTCAACAGCCAAACAGCATTACTACAACCATCGTTTATTTTTTTTATTTTAGCACTCGTGATTTTTCTTGGGCTGCTCATGATCAGCCCAATACGCTTTCCTAGCTTTAAAAAAATGAGCAAAAATTGGTATGCGCTGAGCAGCTTACTCTGTGCAGCCTTCGTTATTAGCATGGGTTTTCTTAAAGTATTACTTTTACTTTTTCTTGCTTACTTTGTTTTTACCTTTATTCAGGCATTTGTTACCATCGTACGAAAATAA
- a CDS encoding TlyA family RNA methyltransferase — protein MAKEKKRLDALIQELYPHLTRNQIQSFILQGKVKVNDVVNTKPGTQVGLDAVIGMEADQPKFASRAGFKLEAALEHFKVDVTDLVALDAGISTGGFTDCLLQNGIKRVYGIDVGYGQVHEKVRTNSSLILMEKTNLRLLEGLPEKVDLVTLDLSFISILKVMPALVNVIKPTGKIITLIKPQFEAEREDIQRGGVVRDAAVHERVIEKVKQGMKEFGFTMVGVIESPIVGATSGNKEFLALFEYSA, from the coding sequence GTGGCTAAAGAAAAAAAGCGTTTAGACGCCCTGATACAAGAACTGTACCCTCACTTAACGCGCAACCAAATACAAAGCTTTATTCTGCAGGGCAAAGTTAAAGTTAACGATGTTGTTAACACCAAACCAGGAACTCAGGTTGGCCTTGATGCCGTTATTGGCATGGAGGCCGACCAACCTAAATTTGCCAGTCGCGCCGGCTTTAAGCTTGAAGCAGCACTGGAGCATTTTAAGGTTGATGTTACCGATCTCGTTGCACTTGACGCCGGCATTTCAACCGGCGGCTTTACCGACTGCCTTTTGCAAAACGGCATTAAGCGCGTTTATGGCATTGATGTGGGCTATGGGCAAGTGCACGAAAAGGTACGCACCAACTCAAGTTTAATCTTGATGGAAAAAACAAACCTACGCCTGCTTGAAGGCCTGCCCGAAAAGGTAGATTTGGTCACGCTTGATTTGTCGTTTATCTCAATTTTAAAAGTCATGCCAGCACTGGTTAACGTTATCAAGCCAACGGGCAAAATTATCACGCTGATTAAGCCTCAATTTGAAGCTGAACGTGAAGATATCCAGCGCGGCGGCGTAGTGCGCGATGCAGCGGTTCATGAGCGGGTTATTGAAAAAGTTAAGCAAGGCATGAAAGAGTTTGGCTTTACCATGGTTGGCGTTATTGAATCGCCCATTGTTGGCGCTACATCTGGCAATAAAGAGTTTTTGGCTTTATTTGAATATTCTGCATAA
- a CDS encoding UDP-glucose/GDP-mannose dehydrogenase family protein, giving the protein MKITVIGAGYVGLVTAACFAQKDNQVTIVENNQAKIAALLQGIVPFYEPGLDQLVAAGIADKKISFVADVEQALKNNQPDVIFSCVGTPSREDGSADLSFVWQVAQEIGQEINGYTLVVNKSTVPVGTAENVKAIIQEQLRLRSANIFFDVASNPEFLKEGDALSDFMHPDRVVIGVDSEKAAQILAKLYQPFLKNPDEQLVCMDIPSAELTKYASNAMLATRISFMNQLALLADKVGADIEDVKKGMALDQRIGKHFLNAGIGYGGSCFPKDVKALIHTGKEHHLPMTLIQEVDAVNMQQRQLFFNKIIDFYGDTIVNKQVGIWGLAFKPETDDIRYAPAIDIIAQLITHGAQVIAYDPVATSNMQQLFKNTVTFAQSAEEVVKAADFLIILTEWQEFKTYDITKLAQLKDQVIFDGRNCFDPELMHEQGFCYINVGRNVHHQQTKKLFSPKKQARTCQPPCQAA; this is encoded by the coding sequence GTTATTGGTGCCGGGTACGTAGGCCTGGTCACCGCCGCGTGCTTTGCGCAAAAAGACAACCAAGTCACGATTGTTGAAAACAATCAAGCAAAAATCGCCGCACTCCTGCAAGGCATTGTTCCATTTTATGAACCTGGCTTAGACCAATTGGTTGCCGCAGGTATTGCTGATAAAAAAATCAGCTTTGTTGCTGACGTTGAACAAGCGCTTAAAAACAATCAACCGGATGTTATTTTTTCCTGCGTTGGCACGCCATCACGCGAAGACGGCTCTGCCGATCTTTCATTTGTATGGCAAGTAGCACAAGAAATTGGCCAAGAAATTAATGGGTACACACTCGTTGTTAACAAATCAACAGTACCGGTGGGTACGGCAGAAAATGTTAAAGCAATTATTCAAGAACAGCTACGCTTGCGCTCTGCCAACATTTTTTTTGATGTGGCTTCTAACCCAGAGTTTTTAAAAGAAGGCGATGCACTGAGCGACTTTATGCACCCTGACCGTGTAGTAATTGGCGTTGATTCAGAAAAAGCGGCCCAGATTTTGGCCAAACTGTACCAACCCTTTTTAAAAAATCCTGATGAACAACTGGTCTGCATGGATATCCCTTCAGCAGAACTAACCAAATATGCTTCAAACGCCATGCTAGCAACACGCATTAGTTTTATGAACCAGCTAGCACTCTTGGCCGACAAAGTGGGCGCTGACATTGAAGATGTAAAAAAAGGTATGGCACTGGACCAACGCATTGGCAAACATTTTCTTAACGCTGGCATTGGTTACGGCGGTAGCTGCTTTCCCAAAGATGTTAAAGCCCTTATTCACACCGGCAAAGAGCACCACCTGCCCATGACCTTAATTCAAGAAGTTGATGCGGTAAATATGCAACAGCGCCAACTTTTTTTTAATAAAATAATCGACTTTTATGGCGATACCATTGTCAATAAACAAGTCGGCATTTGGGGCCTGGCTTTTAAACCGGAAACGGATGACATTCGCTACGCACCAGCTATCGACATTATTGCTCAGCTGATTACCCACGGCGCACAAGTAATTGCGTACGACCCAGTTGCTACCAGTAACATGCAACAACTTTTCAAAAATACCGTTACTTTTGCACAATCGGCAGAAGAAGTAGTTAAAGCAGCGGACTTTTTAATTATTCTAACCGAATGGCAGGAGTTTAAAACCTACGATATCACCAAGCTTGCCCAACTCAAAGACCAAGTAATCTTTGATGGCCGCAACTGCTTTGACCCAGAACTGATGCACGAGCAAGGCTTTTGTTATATCAACGTTGGCCGCAATGTGCACCATCAACAAACAAAGAAATTGTTTTCACCAAAAAAACAAGCACGTACGTGCCAACCACCATGCCAAGCAGCGTGA
- a CDS encoding class I SAM-dependent methyltransferase, translating to MLYNRYTSLYKQGQIHTGFSNRLPDYAVRFWLGQLEKVIFGAKRGRFLDVGAGDGRLTRLLAEFFKQGVAIEVQGNKQSWDRVRQACPNVMLREGLLQDLVPALEQEKPFDFILLAEVFEHIPLDDVDNFLSALPKVLASDGVIFLTTPNFVVQGPAEKSPRWYQHQPYGHYKHYSFEEVKTLLAKHNLEIVEGWFECHQLKAKVYNRFYYPVARLDAKLLHSKKVPGWLRWLYKIISYPLLPLINGFFNGLGWLVNRYEARYNNEKNAETMILKIQKMITF from the coding sequence ATGCTGTATAACCGTTATACTTCATTGTACAAGCAAGGTCAAATCCATACGGGCTTTTCAAACCGCCTGCCCGACTATGCCGTTAGGTTTTGGCTTGGGCAACTTGAAAAGGTTATTTTTGGGGCTAAGCGTGGTCGGTTTTTAGATGTGGGAGCCGGTGACGGGCGGCTGACCAGGTTACTGGCCGAGTTTTTTAAGCAGGGTGTTGCTATTGAGGTTCAAGGCAACAAGCAGAGTTGGGACCGTGTGCGCCAGGCTTGCCCCAACGTCATGTTGCGCGAGGGCTTGTTGCAAGACCTAGTGCCAGCGCTCGAGCAAGAAAAACCTTTTGACTTTATTTTGCTAGCCGAAGTTTTTGAGCATATTCCGTTGGACGATGTAGATAACTTTTTAAGTGCTTTGCCCAAGGTTTTGGCCAGTGACGGTGTTATCTTTTTAACAACGCCCAACTTTGTGGTTCAGGGCCCGGCTGAAAAGAGTCCGCGGTGGTATCAGCACCAGCCGTACGGGCACTATAAGCATTATTCATTTGAAGAGGTAAAAACATTACTTGCCAAGCATAATCTTGAAATTGTTGAAGGGTGGTTTGAGTGCCATCAGTTGAAAGCCAAAGTTTATAATCGTTTTTACTATCCGGTTGCCCGTCTGGATGCCAAGCTACTCCATTCTAAAAAAGTGCCAGGTTGGTTGCGCTGGCTGTATAAAATTATTTCGTATCCATTGTTACCGCTGATCAACGGTTTTTTTAATGGCCTTGGCTGGTTGGTGAACCGTTATGAAGCCCGTTACAATAACGAAAAAAATGCTGAGACCATGATTTTGAAGATACAAAAGATGATAACGTTTTAA
- a CDS encoding nucleotide exchange factor GrpE yields MEAEDIKNEELNDQNEEQTQTVESQPTQETFQEKFIKLSADLENYKRRVSRERAEWMDMAQMNLLVALLPIFDELDRALALASAAQTDSANNAWLDGLKLIQKNWQKKLEEIHVKVIDAAGMFNPELHEALMQVEDPEKESGHIVQVFHKGYTFKDKAIVHAKVSVAK; encoded by the coding sequence ATGGAAGCAGAAGATATAAAAAACGAAGAACTTAATGATCAAAACGAAGAACAAACACAAACAGTTGAGTCACAACCAACACAAGAAACATTTCAAGAAAAGTTCATTAAACTCAGCGCTGATTTAGAAAATTATAAGCGCCGCGTGAGCAGAGAACGTGCTGAGTGGATGGATATGGCACAAATGAATCTCTTGGTTGCACTCTTGCCCATTTTTGACGAACTTGACCGCGCCCTTGCCTTGGCAAGCGCTGCTCAAACAGACAGCGCTAACAATGCCTGGCTTGATGGCTTGAAATTAATCCAAAAAAATTGGCAAAAAAAGCTTGAAGAAATTCATGTAAAAGTAATTGATGCAGCAGGTATGTTTAACCCTGAATTACATGAAGCGTTAATGCAAGTTGAAGACCCTGAAAAAGAATCCGGACACATTGTTCAAGTGTTTCACAAGGGCTATACCTTTAAAGACAAAGCAATTGTGCATGCAAAGGTAAGCGTCGCTAAATAA
- a CDS encoding trypsin-like peptidase domain-containing protein — MQSRINKFLALPVLISLALVGGGIYYLHERHKKFDHLESLLDQYASMKDSLEKVLIHKNIPTSTATVTSEPQDETTISSSWIDIQKKVKNTVVQVFAQINEFNWLEPYKTPRQGEGAGSGFFINDQGHVITNYHVVMQSTNIEIQIPLFGMERFDAKLIGASPERDIALLKVTDEALEKIKQKLHPIPFLTFDDSDAVIRSQEILALGYPLAQSRLKSTLGIVSGRETLGYFGYIQVTTPLNPGNSGGPALNNAGKVVGINSRGVMGAQNVGYIIPINEVKSALNDLYRVPLLRKPTLGCIFTYATPEMVSYLGNPDQGGWYIAKVFDNTLLKKAGLKKDDMLYKVNGYRIDMYGELDVPWSEDKVSLFELLNRYKIGDTLNFSIYRKGKPMEFAFKLDDSYLPPIRTIYSEFEPEAIDYEIIGGMVVMPLSLNHVSIMISGVPSLVKYGQPDKQHTPALVITHVLPNSQASRARVLRPGEIIAAINNEKVQTLDDLRKAVLKSKDKEFLTVRTDNNLYGVLSVDRIVKDEPMLSAQYFYKSSPLIEHLREEKRG; from the coding sequence ATGCAATCACGTATCAACAAATTTCTTGCTCTGCCGGTACTGATCAGCCTCGCACTGGTTGGCGGAGGCATTTATTATCTTCATGAACGGCACAAAAAATTTGATCATCTAGAAAGCTTGCTCGACCAGTACGCATCAATGAAAGACTCGCTAGAAAAAGTACTGATACACAAAAATATACCTACCAGCACAGCAACCGTTACCTCCGAGCCACAAGATGAAACAACAATATCTTCCAGCTGGATCGACATTCAAAAAAAGGTAAAAAACACCGTCGTTCAAGTATTTGCTCAAATTAATGAATTTAACTGGCTAGAACCTTACAAAACACCGCGCCAAGGCGAGGGTGCCGGTAGTGGTTTTTTTATTAATGACCAAGGCCATGTTATTACCAATTACCACGTAGTGATGCAGTCTACCAACATCGAAATTCAAATTCCTCTATTTGGTATGGAACGCTTTGACGCAAAATTGATTGGTGCCAGCCCAGAACGCGACATTGCCCTACTTAAAGTTACCGACGAAGCACTTGAAAAAATTAAACAAAAACTTCATCCAATCCCCTTTTTAACTTTTGATGATTCTGACGCAGTTATCCGTTCGCAAGAAATTTTAGCGCTTGGCTACCCTCTGGCACAAAGCAGGCTTAAAAGCACACTGGGCATTGTAAGCGGGCGCGAAACGCTGGGCTACTTTGGTTATATTCAAGTAACCACGCCACTCAACCCAGGCAACTCAGGCGGTCCTGCACTCAATAACGCCGGCAAGGTTGTGGGCATTAACTCACGCGGCGTTATGGGCGCACAAAACGTTGGCTACATAATTCCTATCAACGAAGTTAAAAGCGCATTAAATGATTTGTACCGCGTTCCCTTGCTGCGCAAACCAACGCTGGGCTGCATCTTTACTTATGCAACACCTGAAATGGTCAGCTACCTGGGCAACCCAGATCAAGGCGGTTGGTACATTGCCAAAGTGTTTGACAACACACTGTTAAAAAAAGCAGGCCTAAAAAAAGACGATATGCTCTACAAAGTTAATGGCTACCGCATCGACATGTACGGCGAGCTTGATGTGCCATGGAGCGAAGATAAAGTTTCGCTTTTTGAGCTGCTTAACCGCTACAAGATTGGCGATACGTTAAACTTTTCAATTTATCGCAAAGGCAAGCCAATGGAATTTGCGTTTAAACTTGATGACAGTTACTTGCCACCCATCCGTACCATTTATTCCGAATTTGAACCAGAAGCAATTGATTACGAAATTATTGGCGGCATGGTGGTTATGCCACTTTCGCTCAACCACGTAAGTATTATGATTTCTGGCGTACCTAGCTTGGTAAAATACGGCCAGCCCGACAAACAACATACGCCGGCGCTGGTTATTACCCACGTTTTACCAAATTCACAAGCGTCGCGTGCACGCGTTTTGCGCCCTGGAGAAATTATTGCCGCCATCAACAACGAAAAAGTACAAACGCTGGACGACCTACGCAAAGCAGTCCTCAAGAGCAAAGACAAAGAATTTTTAACGGTAAGAACCGACAACAACTTGTACGGCGTTTTATCGGTTGATCGCATTGTCAAAGATGAGCCAATGCTTTCAGCACAATATTTTTATAAATCATCACCACTCATTGAACACCTACGAGAAGAGAAACGTGGCTAA
- a CDS encoding glycosyltransferase family 4 protein, which yields MPTTMPSSVKKKILFVHHGKGLGGAPLSLLYLVKGLDPEKYQAEVLFLHNSDALKLFQEHGITCHGPVNRHDFAHTKIWWFRWYHAISLARACLDTLKTVHSIARHWLEKIQPDLVHLNTSSLIAWGKIAHKMNIPVVWHIREPLAPGYLGARRALIKRSVEHYAAAIVPICTNDALPWHHNPKTHVVYNAVNQTVFDANLNPHSFLEYHQLDTYSPKILFVGGLSQEKGTLVLLKIFEKILVHVPQAQLLIAGYFDVQTLGTMNPKRFMPYGQFNHAVSTQLKKVKQSVHLLGAIKTVPAAMAAANVIVFPATVGHFARPIIEAGFMKKPVVASQLAPLDELVIHEKTGYLIAPENLEEWASKISLLLLNKNKQKTMGQAGFDFCSQTFSLPSQITKIQKIYTQLLKE from the coding sequence GTGCCAACCACCATGCCAAGCAGCGTGAAAAAAAAGATCTTATTTGTTCATCACGGCAAAGGGCTGGGCGGGGCACCGCTCAGCCTCCTTTACTTGGTCAAGGGACTAGATCCTGAAAAATACCAAGCCGAGGTTCTTTTTTTACACAACTCCGATGCACTCAAACTTTTCCAAGAGCACGGCATCACGTGCCACGGCCCAGTCAACCGACACGACTTTGCTCATACAAAAATTTGGTGGTTCCGGTGGTACCACGCCATCTCACTGGCACGAGCGTGTCTGGACACCCTTAAAACAGTACACTCAATTGCCCGCCATTGGCTGGAAAAGATTCAACCCGACCTGGTACACTTGAACACCAGCTCGCTGATAGCCTGGGGCAAAATTGCCCACAAAATGAACATCCCAGTTGTCTGGCACATCCGTGAACCACTAGCGCCTGGATACCTAGGCGCACGCAGAGCTCTGATCAAGCGCAGCGTTGAACACTATGCAGCGGCAATTGTACCCATTTGTACTAACGACGCCCTGCCCTGGCACCACAACCCCAAAACGCATGTTGTGTACAACGCTGTTAACCAAACCGTATTTGATGCCAACCTAAACCCACATTCTTTTTTGGAATATCACCAGCTCGATACCTATTCACCAAAAATTTTATTTGTGGGTGGCCTTTCGCAAGAAAAAGGAACCTTGGTTTTATTAAAGATATTTGAAAAAATTTTAGTACACGTGCCACAGGCCCAACTCTTGATTGCTGGGTACTTCGATGTACAAACGCTTGGGACTATGAACCCAAAACGCTTCATGCCATACGGGCAATTTAACCACGCCGTCAGCACGCAATTAAAAAAAGTTAAACAATCGGTTCATCTTTTGGGCGCTATCAAAACAGTACCAGCTGCCATGGCGGCGGCCAACGTTATTGTTTTTCCTGCAACAGTTGGCCACTTTGCTCGGCCAATTATTGAAGCCGGTTTTATGAAAAAGCCAGTTGTTGCTTCTCAACTTGCTCCACTGGACGAGCTGGTAATTCATGAAAAAACGGGATACTTAATTGCACCTGAAAACCTTGAGGAGTGGGCCAGCAAAATCAGCCTACTGCTCCTCAATAAAAATAAACAAAAAACTATGGGACAAGCAGGATTTGATTTTTGTTCGCAAACATTTAGCCTGCCCAGCCAAATTACCAAAATTCAAAAAATTTATACCCAGCTTTTAAAGGAATAA